TTCGAACTCAGAAATAAACAGCTTTCTCCTGACAATCTGGAAAATTTCATGATTCTGCGCCAGATCCTGATGCGTATCTATGAAATTACGAAAGAAATTAACGAAATCTATAAAGTATTTTCACAGGATATCAAACTGGCGAAGAGTTTATCTACGGGATTAGACTTGAAAAAATTCATGCCTAACGAGCCTAAACTTAATGCCAAGGTTTTAAGAAATAATATTTCGTTATCATCTTCTCATTTCCGCCATGCCATAAGAATTACCACAGCTTTGCTGCTGGGATATGTCTTTTCCATGTTCGATTTTCTGGGATTGGGACACACGTATTGGATATTAATTACCATTACGGCCATTTTAAAACCGGCCTATTCCATCACCAAACAGAGAAACCTTCTTCGTCTCTATGGAACAATTGCAGGGGCAAGTATTGCTTATGCCATTCTGCATTTCATACATATTAATGGGGTTTTATTTGCCATTCTGCTGATCAGCATGATCATGTGTTTCAGTTTTCTGAAAGGACGGTATTTCTGGGCGGTATTATTCATGACTATCTATGTTTTCCTGAGTTTTAATTTTTTAAATCCCGGGAAAGTCAATATTATTTTTAAAGACAGAATATTCGATACTGCTATTGCCGGAATAATTGCTTTTGCGGTGTCTTATATCGTGCTTCCGGTCTGGGAACATACCCAAAACCTGGATCTGATGAAAAAATCGGCAGCAGACAATCTTATCTATTTCCAAAGTGTGATTTCTAAATTCTTACAGGGAAATTTTGACCTTGAAGATTATAAGGTAAAACGAAAAAATGCTATCATTTCTCTGGCCAACCTTTCCGATAATTTCCAGAGAATGATTTCCGATCCTAAAAATCAGCAGAAAAAACTGGAAGTTGTGCACCAGTTTGTGGCTACATCACATCTGATTACAGCATATACCGCTTCCCTGTCTCAATATTCCAAAAGCAATGAGCAATACCCTGAAATAGATGCTGAAAGCTGGAGCAGAAAGATTGAAGCCGAAATGCAGCAAACCTCTACCCTTCTCAACGGAAATGACATCAATGAAACGTTGAAAATGGAAAGCCGCCTTGAGCCGGAAGATTCTTCTATTGAAGATATGCTTCTGAAAAGAAAAACTGAGATTGAGGAAAATGATATCGTTGACAGAAGAGATCCTGATAAAGTATCCCATTTAACAGAGCTTAAAAACATCCACGATATTCTGGAGCTGATCTATGATGTAGCAAAAGAACAGAGAAAAGTGATCGAAAAATACAAAAATGAGACAGATCCTACTCCTCCACAATCGTAAAACAATAATCGTCGAAAAACTCTACTCTGGCTTTGAATTCATCTGAAAACTGATCGTCATATACTCTACAGCTTATTTTATGAAGATGCTTCAGCTCGAAAGGTTTTACTTCATAATTCTTTTTTAAAGACCAGTATTTTGAGTGATGAATTTTATACATACTTTCTTTTACACTCCATATAATGGTATAAAAAGTATCCGCCTTATCCTCAGGAATAAATCCACGCTCATTTTCATAGGTGAATTTATCAATCACCCTTAAAATCTTAGGATTGAATTTTTCTACATCAATTCCTATTTTATTTTTAGAAATGGCAATAGCAGCAAAGGGAAAAGAATGTGTGATGGAAATTTCCGCATCATACGGAGAAAGAAATGGTTCCCTTTCTTTATATAAAATTTTAGAATGAGGTTTTAATCCTTTCAGGAGCTTACGTACCATCAGGACTTCCAGTAGTTTTTTAGGGTGATAATCTTTTACTTTTTCAGCATTTTCAGGTTCCAGAAGCTGGTTGATATCAAGTTCTTCACTTTCATCATATTTCCAAACAAGGATGGTGGCATTATCATCTGAAAAATCTCTGTAAAGGGGCATTCTTTTTTTATATGAGACAAAAATAGTGAAAAGATGCGGAAGTTGAAAGGAATGGAAGATGGGAGCTGGAAGATGGAAGTTACTATCCGTTATAAAAACAAGAGATAAATAAAGTCAGAAAAAATCGTTTGATGAAAAAAGGAATAAGGAAAGGAAGCTGGGAGACGGGAGATGGAAGTTATTATCCGTTATAAGAATAAATTAAAGATTAAATGAAAAAACTACTTCTTTGTTTTCTTACTCTTTATAAACTTCCAGCATCCTTCTTCCAGCTCCCAGCTTACTTATTTAGACTGATGATTCACATCATTTCTGTGCTCAACAATTTCAAGATTGGCATCCACGAAATAGGCACTTCCGAATCCGTTCACATAAGATCCTTTCACAGGTTGAAGAGCAATTAAAATAAAATCTCCCATTTCAGAAATTACATCTACAACTTTACCATGATTTTCTTTAAGTTTCGCCACTACAGTGTTCCATACTTCAGAACCTCTTTCAATCTGAAAAGTTGCTGCTTCAATGGTAAGGCGCTCACGGGCATAGATTTGCTTGGTAGCCGATTCATCTTCAATAAACATAATGGATGTTTTTCTTCCATCAGCAAGATTTTTAGTATGTTTTGCCATGAAAGAGACCAGAATATAAAAAGTTTGATCTACTTGTACGAAAGGAGCATAGCTTGAATTGGGATTTCCTTCAGCATCTACAGTAGCAAGGATGATACTTTTTGAAGCGTTGATCAGTTCCTGTACTTTTGGAGCAACGGGTTTGATTTTCTTTTCTGTATGGGTATGGTTCATAATATATTTTTTTATCAGCTAAAATTAATTATTTATATTAAGACTAAATAATATTAATTCATGTTTAATCTCATAAAACTGAACTTGATCTGCCGTTTTTATATCTTAATTATTAATCGTAATTTTGCCTTTCGTTATCAATTGAATTTAAAAACTATTCATTACATATGAGTACTACAACACAATACGTTCCTTATAAAGTTAAGGATATCTCCCTTGCAGAATGGGGTAGAAAAGAAATTACTCTTGCAGAGGCAGAAATGCCAGGTTTGATGTCTATCCGTGAAGAGTACGGACCATCTCAGCCACTGAAAGGAGCAAGAATCGCAGGATGTCTTCACATGACGATCCAAACGGCTGTGCTTATCGAGACTTTGGTAGCTTTAGGAGCTGAAGTTACCTGGTCATCTTGTAATATTTTCTCTACACAAGACCACGCTGCTGCTGCTATTGCTGCTGCGGGAATTCCGGTATATGCTTGGAAAGGGTTAAATGAGGAAGAATTTGACTGGTGTATTGAGCAGACTTTATTCTTTGGTGAAGACAGAAAACCATTAAACATGATTTTGGATGATGGTGGAGATTTAACAAACATGGTTTTTGATAAATACCCTGAATTTACAAAAGATATCAAAGGTCTTTCTGAAGAAACAACTACAGGAGTACACAGACTTTACGAAAGAATGAAAAACGGAACTCTGGTAATGCCGGCGATCAACGTAAACGATTCAGTAACTAAGTCTAAATTCGACAACAAATACGGATGTAAAGAATCTGCTGTAGACGCAGTAAGAAGAGCTACAGACGTAATGTTAGCCGGAAAAAGAGTGGTAGTTTGCGGATACGGAGACGTAGGTAAAGGTACTGCGGCTTCATTCAGAGGAGCAGGTTCTATCGTTACGGTTACTGAAATTGATCCAATCTGTGCACTTCAGGCTGCAATGGACGGATATGAAGTAAAAAGATTAGACACTGTGGTAGATAATGCTGATATCATCATCACTACAACAGGTAACTTCAATATCGTTAGAGGAGAACACTTCCTTAAAATGAAAGATAAAGCTATCGTTTGTAACATTGGTCACTTCGACAACGAAATCGATATGGCTTGGTTAAATAAAAACTATGGTCAGACTAAATCTGAAGTAAAACCTCAGGTAGACATCTATACGATTGAAGGAAAAGAAGTAATCATCCTTGCAGAAGGTAGATTGGTAAACTTAGGATGTGCTACAGGTCACCCA
This region of Chryseobacterium culicis genomic DNA includes:
- a CDS encoding FUSC family protein, coding for MNYSAELKKFVTSQYVYSAIRITLATVLPCLVLAHFGILKEYFLFPLGTSFVALTDQPGPFIRRRNALTFAICCFVFVALIASLVMNIKVLVLLEVIVFGMFFSLIGVYGQRLAAVGSLSLVVLAIFIDGHLTGSNIFKSLLIFACGCIWFLLIFLIVTTIRPYKLASQMIGENYLQLAEFLKIKANYYQKNPDFNKLTTQVIAKQIEIKNLQEDTRETVFKTRTIVNESTTTSRLLMLMFLNSMDLHEKLMTSESDYQKLQQSFEDSMILVNIHDYLNLLAEEITNIGIALQSGTRAKPMSNLELELKNLNYNYFELRNKQLSPDNLENFMILRQILMRIYEITKEINEIYKVFSQDIKLAKSLSTGLDLKKFMPNEPKLNAKVLRNNISLSSSHFRHAIRITTALLLGYVFSMFDFLGLGHTYWILITITAILKPAYSITKQRNLLRLYGTIAGASIAYAILHFIHINGVLFAILLISMIMCFSFLKGRYFWAVLFMTIYVFLSFNFLNPGKVNIIFKDRIFDTAIAGIIAFAVSYIVLPVWEHTQNLDLMKKSAADNLIYFQSVISKFLQGNFDLEDYKVKRKNAIISLANLSDNFQRMISDPKNQQKKLEVVHQFVATSHLITAYTASLSQYSKSNEQYPEIDAESWSRKIEAEMQQTSTLLNGNDINETLKMESRLEPEDSSIEDMLLKRKTEIEENDIVDRRDPDKVSHLTELKNIHDILELIYDVAKEQRKVIEKYKNETDPTPPQS
- a CDS encoding 4'-phosphopantetheinyl transferase family protein; translation: MPLYRDFSDDNATILVWKYDESEELDINQLLEPENAEKVKDYHPKKLLEVLMVRKLLKGLKPHSKILYKEREPFLSPYDAEISITHSFPFAAIAISKNKIGIDVEKFNPKILRVIDKFTYENERGFIPEDKADTFYTIIWSVKESMYKIHHSKYWSLKKNYEVKPFELKHLHKISCRVYDDQFSDEFKARVEFFDDYCFTIVEE
- a CDS encoding pyridoxamine 5'-phosphate oxidase family protein, producing MNHTHTEKKIKPVAPKVQELINASKSIILATVDAEGNPNSSYAPFVQVDQTFYILVSFMAKHTKNLADGRKTSIMFIEDESATKQIYARERLTIEAATFQIERGSEVWNTVVAKLKENHGKVVDVISEMGDFILIALQPVKGSYVNGFGSAYFVDANLEIVEHRNDVNHQSK
- the ahcY gene encoding adenosylhomocysteinase, which produces MSTTTQYVPYKVKDISLAEWGRKEITLAEAEMPGLMSIREEYGPSQPLKGARIAGCLHMTIQTAVLIETLVALGAEVTWSSCNIFSTQDHAAAAIAAAGIPVYAWKGLNEEEFDWCIEQTLFFGEDRKPLNMILDDGGDLTNMVFDKYPEFTKDIKGLSEETTTGVHRLYERMKNGTLVMPAINVNDSVTKSKFDNKYGCKESAVDAVRRATDVMLAGKRVVVCGYGDVGKGTAASFRGAGSIVTVTEIDPICALQAAMDGYEVKRLDTVVDNADIIITTTGNFNIVRGEHFLKMKDKAIVCNIGHFDNEIDMAWLNKNYGQTKSEVKPQVDIYTIEGKEVIILAEGRLVNLGCATGHPSFVMSNSFSNQTLAQIELWNNSAAYKNEVYMLPKHLDEKVAALHLKKLSVELETLSPEQAEYIGVDVKGPFKPEYYRY